One genomic region from Magallana gigas chromosome 3, xbMagGiga1.1, whole genome shotgun sequence encodes:
- the LOC105319949 gene encoding uncharacterized protein, translated as MDVCYFLFISVLTGLSILLNLQDIKSLKTSGVCKQHDGLHRCCSNYRQEGQHCIPCVGSFGINCSGRCVDGFYGFGCLSHCNCSDDQICDHVVGCKRDKTKHDTESTRIYIFSLSSGFIICLLALLVIVAMKRKMTPSRHYQEELVNTESTPVEYSSPERRQGYSEYDPKQMLAIVNPEHRFQESQGNKSRSEHYESVNSKPVSKEVKTISV; from the exons ATGGAtgtatgttattttttgtttataagtGTTTTGACTGGTTTAAGCATTTTACTAAATCTTCAGGATATCAAAAGTCTGAAAACATCTGGTGTATGCAAGCAGCACGA CGGATTGCATCGATGCTGCAGCAACTATCGACAAGAAGGTCAACATTGTATCC CGTGTGTTGGATCTTTTGGTATCAACTGTTCCGGAAGATGCGTTGACGGGTTCTATGGTTTTGGATGTCTGAGTCACTGTAACTGCAGTGATGACCAAATCTGTGACCATGTTGTCGGATGTAAAAGAGACAAGACAAAGCATGATACAG aatcTACAAGAATATATATCTTTAGCCTGTCGTCTGGATTTATAATCTGCTTACTGGCTTTACTGGTCATAGTTGCAATGAAAAG AAAAATGACACCATCTCGACATTACCAGGAAGAACTTGTTAATACGGAGAGTACACCCGTAGAATATTCATCTCCTGAGCGGCGCCAGGGGTACTCGGAATATGATCCAAAGCAAATGTTAGCAATTGTAAACCCAGAGCATCGATTTCAAGAGTCACAGGGCAATAAATCGAGATCTGAGCACTACGAATCCGTTAATTCAAAACCTGTGTCAAAGGAAGTCAAAACTATTTCTGTATGA